GGGGCACCGCCCCTCAGCTCAATAAAGCATTCGCCCGGGGCGGTACCCCCGTCCCCGCTCGCCCCTCTGCGCCGCCTGGAAACGTCGCGAGGCCGGACCCGGGCTTGCCGGTGGCGGCCACGCCGGCCACGCGGCGGCTGGCCCGCGAGCTCGGCGTCGACTTGCGCGCCGTACAGGGCAGTGGGCCGGGCGGGCGCGTCACCGACGACGACGTGCGGGCCGCCGCATCGACCGGGCCCCGCGTGACGGCGGCGCCCACGGCGGAAGCGGCCGAGCGCCCAACGGCGAAGCCCTTGACCACCGTTGGGGTCGAGCCGCCGCCGCTGCCCCGGTTCGAGCAGTGGGGGCCGGTCGAGCGCCAGCCCCTGTCGCACCTGCGGCGCACGATCGCCGAGCGGATGACGCTCTCGGCCACGGTGATCCCTCACGTCACGCACTTCGATCGCGCCGACATCACCGATCTCGACGCGCTCATCACCCGTAACGTCGAGGCCGCCCGCGAGCGCGGGATCACGCTCACCCTCACGAGCTTCCTGCTCAAAGCGGCGGCCCTGGCCTTGGCCGAGCACCCCCGCTTCAACGCCAGCCTCGACCCGGCCGCCGGCGAGCTCATCCTCAAGCGCTATTGCCACGTGGGCGTGGCGGTGGCCGCCGACCGCGGCCTCATCGTCCCCGTCATCCGCGACGTGGACCGCAAGCCCGTGCTCGAGCTGGCCCGGGAGCTCGCGGCGCTGGCCCAGCGCGCGCGCGACGGAAAGGCGGCGCTCGACGAGCTGCGGGGCGGCACCTTCACCATCACCAACATCGGAGCCCTGGGCGGGACTGGCGCCATTCCCATCATCAACTACCCGGAGGTCGCCATCCTCGGCGTGGCGCGGGCGCGCCGGGAGCCGGTGGTGCGTGGTGAGGTCATCGTCCCCCGGCTCCTGCTGCCCCTCACCCTGACGTTCGATCACCGGGTGGCCGATGGCGCCGACGGCGCACGGTTCGCGAGCGCCATCGTGCGCCGGCTCGAGAGCCCGGAACAGCTCCTGCTGGAATGGTGACGGCCATGCGAGGTGAGCGCTCGCCATGGTGATGGGCGATCTGGTTCGCGAGGTGGACGTCGCCGTTATCGGTGGTGGCCCGGGCGGGTATTCGGCGGCCTTCCGGTGCAGCGAGCTCGGCCTGGAGGCGGTGGTCGTCGACGCCGACAAGCGGCTGGGGGGCGTCTGCCTGTGGGAGGGCTGCATCCCGTCCAAAGCGCTGCTGCACGTGGCGGCCGTGCTGGCCGAGGCCGAACGGGCGAAAGAGTTCGGCGTGGATTTCGGCGAGCCGCGGCTGTCGCTGGATGCCCTGCGCAAGTGGAAGACCGAGCGGGTCGTGGGCAAACTGGCCCGCGGCCTGGCCGGCGTGGCGCGCAGCAAGAACGTCGAGGTGGTGGGCGGGACCGCCGTCTTCGAAGGCCCCCGAGAGCTTCGCGTCGAGGGCGACGAGCCGCAGAAGATCCGCTTCAAGCATGCGGTGATCGCCACCGGCTCGTCGCCGAGCCGGCCGCCCGGGCTCGCCGCCGCCGGCGAGCGGGTGATGGACTCCACCGCGGCCCTCGAGGTCCCGGACGTGCCCGAACGGCTGCTGGTGATCGGCGGCGGCTACATCGGTCTGGAGCTCGGCCAGGTGTACGCGGCCCTGGGCAGCCGGGTGACGCTGGCGGAGCAGACGCCCGGGCTTCTGCCCGGAGTCGACCGCGATCTCGTCCAGCCCCTGGCCCGTCGGTGCGAGCGGCTCTTCGCGGAGATCCGCCCGAGCACGGCGGTGGCGGAGCTCCGCGAGACGCCCGCGGCGGTGGAGGTGCGCCTGGCCGAGAGCACCGCGACGTTCGATCGCGTTCTCGTCGCCGTCGGCCGGCGGGCGCGGACCGACGGGCTCGGCCTCGAGACGACCCGCGTGCGTCCCGACGCGCGCGGCGTGCTCGTCGTGGACGAGCGGGGGCGGACGAGCGATCCGCATCTGTGGGCGGTGGGCGACGTCACCGGCGAGCCGATGCTCGCCCACCGGGCGATGCGGCAAGGCAAGGTCGTGGCCGAAGCGATCGCCGGGCGCCCGGCGGCCTTCGACAACACCGCGATCCCCGCCGTGGTGTTCACGGACCCCGAGGTCGCGTGGTGCGGGCTCACGGAGACCGACGCCGAGCGGGCCGGCCGCGCGGTGAGGATCGCGAAGTTCCCGTGGGCCGCGTCGGGGCGCGCGGCGACGCTGGGGCGTGCCGACGGGCTGACCAAGCTGGTGGTCGATCCCGAGTCGGGCCGGGTGCTCGGGGTGGGCATCGTCGGTCCCGGAGCCGGCGAGCTGATCGCCGAGGGCGCGCTGGCGGTGGAAGCGGCGCTGACCGCCGAGGACCTCGCCGTCACGATCCACGCGCACCCCACGCTGTCCGAAAGCCTCATGGAAGCGTCGGAGACCCTGCTGCGCTGAGGAGGAATACCGGTGATGACGTCCACCGAGCTGGCTGCGCTGATGGAATCGCAGGTCCCCCACGCGGTGCTCGACATTCGCGAGCGCGGCGCCTACGAGCGGGGGCACATCTTCCGCGCCACGTCGTTGCCTCGCCGCCTGCTGGAGGTGCGGCTGTCCGCGCTCGTCCCCGCCCCGGGGACGCCGATCGCGGTCTATGACGACGACGGCCGGCTCGCCGACCTGGCCCGGGCGACCCTGGAGTCGATGGGCTACGGAGACGTTCGGGTGCTGGCCGGCGGTCTCGCAGACTGGCAGGCTGCCGGGCGGCCGATCGTGCAGGGCGTGAACGTGCCCAGCAAGGTGTTCGGCGAGCAGGTGCTGCACACCCTCAAGACGCCGCAGGTCCTGCCGCGCGAGCTCGACGCGCGGATCCGCGCCGGAGCCGACCTCGTCATCGTCGACGCCCGCACGCCTGAGGAGTATGCCCGCGGGTGCGTGCCGGGGGCGATCAACGTGCCCGGCGGTGAGCTGGTGCTGCGCATCGGCGACCTGGCGCCCCGGCCGGACACGACGATCGTCGTGCACTGTGGCGGGCGGACGCGCTCGTACCTGGGCGCCGAGTCGTTGCGGCGCATGGGTTTGCCCAATCCCGTGGTGGCGCTGGAGAACGGCACGATGGGCTGGACCCTCGCCGGTCTCGAGCTCGAGCGCGGCGCCAGCCGCTGGGCCCCGCCCGTGTCCGAGCAAAGCCGCGCCGCGGCGACGGCGGTGGCGAACCGGGTGGCTGCCGAGGACGGGATCCGCTTCATCGCGCCCGACGAGCTGGGAGGCCTGTGGGAGCGCCGGGCGCAGGAGAACGTCTACCTGCTCGACGTCCGGACCTCGGAGGAGTACGCCGCCGGCCACATTCGCGGGGCCGTGTGGGCCCCGGGTGGTCAGGTCGTGCAGGCCACCGACGAATACGTCGCGGTCCGCGCCGCCACCATCGTGCTCGCCTGCGATGGGCTGGTGCGCTCCGTGCTCGCGGCATCGTGGCTCCGGCGCATGGGGTTCGGCCGGGTCATGGCCCTGGCCGGCGGCATCGCAGCGTGGCAGCGAGCGGGCGGCGCCCTCGAGTCCGGCCATCCGCCATCGGTGCCGGCCGGTTGGGAGGCGGCGCACGCCGTCGCGCCCGCCGTCCAGCCAGGACGGCTCGATGCGAAAACCATCCTCAATGTCGATACCAGCGACGTCTACGCGCGCGAGCACGTGCCCGGGGCCGCCTGGCTCTGCCGCAGCCGGCTGGAGCTGCGCATCGGTGAGGCGTCACCCGATCGCCACGCGTCGCTGCTGGTGACGTGCGCGGACGGCGTGCAGTCGACCCTGGCCGTCGCGACGCTGTGCGGGCTCGGCTACACGGGGGCGCGGGTTCTCGAGGGCGGCACGCGCGCCTGGGCCGCCGCCGGCCTGGCCGTCGAGCGTGGAGCCACCCGGCTGCTCGACGAGCCGGACGACGTGGTGCTCAAAGCCTACGACCGTGGGCGGGAGGGGATGGAGGCCTACCTGCGCTGGGAGGAAGCTCTCGACGCCGCCGGCCGCAGTCCCCACGCCCTGCTTCCTCGCCGGTCGTGAAGACCGAGCCGGATCCGCTGGTCAGCAGCGGGTGGCTCGCCGAGCGTCTCGGGGACCCCGACCTCCGGGTGGTGGACGCCACGTGGTACCTGCCGCATCTGGGCCGTGATGCCCGTGCCGAGTATCTGGCGGGGCACCTTCCCGGCGCGGTGTTCTTCGATATCGACGAGATCAAGGATCCCGACAACCCGCTTCCTCACATGCTGCCGGCGGCCCGGGACTTCGCCCGGGCCGTGGGCGCCCTCGGGATCGGGGACGGCGATCACGTGATCGTCTACGGCGGCCGCTTCGGCATCGCCGCCGCGCGCGTGTGGTGGATGTTCCGGGTCTTCGGCCACGATCGCGTGGCCGTGCTCGACGGCGGACTGGCCCGATGGCAGGCCGAGCGGCGCCCGCTGGAGACCGGCCCGGTGTCGCTCGCGCCACGCCAGTTCACCGCGCGGCTCCGTCCCGAGCTGGTGCGTAGCCTCGCCGCCATGCGCAGCAATCTGGCATCCCGAGCCGAACAGGTGGTGGACGCGCGCTCGGCCGGCCGCTTCGCCGGCACCGAGCCCGAGTTCCGGCCGGGGCTGCGCGGCGGTCACATCCCGGGCAGTCGCAACCTTCCCTACGACCGGCTCTTCCGCGCGGATGACGGCACGCTGCTCGAGCCCGAGGCGCTGCGCCAGGCGTTCGCCGGTGCCGGCGTCGACATCGACAAGCCGGTGGTGACGACCTGCGGCTCCGGGGTGAGCGCGGCCGTCCTGGCGTTCGGTCTCTACCGGCTGGGCCGCCGCAACGTCGCCGTCTACGACGGATCCTGGACGGAGTGGGCCGGACGCGCCGACACCCCCGTCACGACCGGTCCTCCACGCTGACCGTGATCGCGACACACGCGATCAGCGTGTCGCTCCCGGGCACGCGCAGGCCGCCCGGGACCGCCTGCACGGAGACCTCGCCGTGAGGCAGCTCCCGGCGCACCCGCTCGCGATCCAGCGCGGCCGGGTCGGGCACGCCGACGGTGACGTCCACGAGCATGCGGCCACCTCGCTCCCGGACGTCGCGGAAGAAGGGCAGGCTGGAGTGCCGGATCGCGTCCGAAACCGCCCGGCACGCCGCCGTCGTGGCGTCCGCGCCGTGGACATCCACGCCCATCCCGAACTCGAGCACCATCGGCTTCGCGCCCACGGGCCTCCTCCTGGCTAGTCGAGGAGCGACCCGGCTTGGCCGGAGCGCTCCGAGCGTTTGGGGGGTACGGGGGGCCATTCGGGGCCCCCCATGTTCTCAATCTACGTACAACTCGACGGTGTAGCCGTTCGGATCCTCGATGTAGACCGCGCTCCGGCCGCGGCGGCCGTTGATCGGGACCCCCGCGCGCTTGAGCCGCTCGCGCACCCGCTTC
Above is a genomic segment from Candidatus Methylomirabilota bacterium containing:
- a CDS encoding dihydrolipoamide acetyltransferase family protein — translated: MAATPATRRLARELGVDLRAVQGSGPGGRVTDDDVRAAASTGPRVTAAPTAEAAERPTAKPLTTVGVEPPPLPRFEQWGPVERQPLSHLRRTIAERMTLSATVIPHVTHFDRADITDLDALITRNVEAARERGITLTLTSFLLKAAALALAEHPRFNASLDPAAGELILKRYCHVGVAVAADRGLIVPVIRDVDRKPVLELARELAALAQRARDGKAALDELRGGTFTITNIGALGGTGAIPIINYPEVAILGVARARREPVVRGEVIVPRLLLPLTLTFDHRVADGADGARFASAIVRRLESPEQLLLEW
- the lpdA gene encoding dihydrolipoyl dehydrogenase; translated protein: MVMGDLVREVDVAVIGGGPGGYSAAFRCSELGLEAVVVDADKRLGGVCLWEGCIPSKALLHVAAVLAEAERAKEFGVDFGEPRLSLDALRKWKTERVVGKLARGLAGVARSKNVEVVGGTAVFEGPRELRVEGDEPQKIRFKHAVIATGSSPSRPPGLAAAGERVMDSTAALEVPDVPERLLVIGGGYIGLELGQVYAALGSRVTLAEQTPGLLPGVDRDLVQPLARRCERLFAEIRPSTAVAELRETPAAVEVRLAESTATFDRVLVAVGRRARTDGLGLETTRVRPDARGVLVVDERGRTSDPHLWAVGDVTGEPMLAHRAMRQGKVVAEAIAGRPAAFDNTAIPAVVFTDPEVAWCGLTETDAERAGRAVRIAKFPWAASGRAATLGRADGLTKLVVDPESGRVLGVGIVGPGAGELIAEGALAVEAALTAEDLAVTIHAHPTLSESLMEASETLLR
- a CDS encoding rhodanese-like domain-containing protein; its protein translation is MTSTELAALMESQVPHAVLDIRERGAYERGHIFRATSLPRRLLEVRLSALVPAPGTPIAVYDDDGRLADLARATLESMGYGDVRVLAGGLADWQAAGRPIVQGVNVPSKVFGEQVLHTLKTPQVLPRELDARIRAGADLVIVDARTPEEYARGCVPGAINVPGGELVLRIGDLAPRPDTTIVVHCGGRTRSYLGAESLRRMGLPNPVVALENGTMGWTLAGLELERGASRWAPPVSEQSRAAATAVANRVAAEDGIRFIAPDELGGLWERRAQENVYLLDVRTSEEYAAGHIRGAVWAPGGQVVQATDEYVAVRAATIVLACDGLVRSVLAASWLRRMGFGRVMALAGGIAAWQRAGGALESGHPPSVPAGWEAAHAVAPAVQPGRLDAKTILNVDTSDVYAREHVPGAAWLCRSRLELRIGEASPDRHASLLVTCADGVQSTLAVATLCGLGYTGARVLEGGTRAWAAAGLAVERGATRLLDEPDDVVLKAYDRGREGMEAYLRWEEALDAAGRSPHALLPRRS
- the sseA gene encoding 3-mercaptopyruvate sulfurtransferase, translating into MKTEPDPLVSSGWLAERLGDPDLRVVDATWYLPHLGRDARAEYLAGHLPGAVFFDIDEIKDPDNPLPHMLPAARDFARAVGALGIGDGDHVIVYGGRFGIAAARVWWMFRVFGHDRVAVLDGGLARWQAERRPLETGPVSLAPRQFTARLRPELVRSLAAMRSNLASRAEQVVDARSAGRFAGTEPEFRPGLRGGHIPGSRNLPYDRLFRADDGTLLEPEALRQAFAGAGVDIDKPVVTTCGSGVSAAVLAFGLYRLGRRNVAVYDGSWTEWAGRADTPVTTGPPR
- a CDS encoding Lin0512 family protein, which gives rise to MVLEFGMGVDVHGADATTAACRAVSDAIRHSSLPFFRDVRERGGRMLVDVTVGVPDPAALDRERVRRELPHGEVSVQAVPGGLRVPGSDTLIACVAITVSVEDRS